Proteins encoded by one window of Ulvibacter sp. MAR_2010_11:
- a CDS encoding transporter → MNYLKHFFLVSFIGAAFGIQAQEKEETADLITDRPDATESPNTVPKGSIQLETGAFYESYKNEGIQDEILGYNTTLVRYGLLNNFELRVGWNFEEGRTSLDGTRISDVSSGFSPLLLGMKVEITEEKGLLPDIGLLGHLMLPFLAATDYRPETTGVDFRFSFAHTINEKSGIAYNLGAQWGDDSSEVAYVYTLVYGFSISEKIGIYAEVYGDFPEDSKANHYWDTGLTYALQKNIQLDATFGRSFTEGQDILVSAGLSLRLPN, encoded by the coding sequence ATGAATTATCTTAAACATTTTTTCCTCGTTTCGTTTATTGGCGCTGCCTTTGGAATTCAAGCACAGGAAAAAGAAGAAACTGCCGACTTAATTACCGACAGGCCCGATGCCACCGAATCTCCAAATACAGTTCCGAAAGGATCAATTCAACTGGAAACCGGCGCTTTTTATGAATCTTATAAAAATGAGGGTATCCAAGATGAGATCTTGGGATACAATACCACATTGGTGCGATACGGCTTGCTGAATAACTTCGAATTGCGAGTGGGCTGGAATTTTGAAGAAGGCAGAACTTCGCTGGATGGAACCCGAATTTCGGATGTTTCTAGTGGATTTTCACCCTTGCTTCTGGGGATGAAAGTTGAAATTACTGAAGAGAAAGGATTATTGCCCGATATTGGATTGTTAGGACATCTAATGCTTCCGTTTTTGGCCGCAACAGACTATAGGCCCGAAACAACGGGAGTCGATTTCCGTTTTTCGTTTGCACATACCATAAATGAAAAATCGGGTATTGCCTATAATTTGGGAGCCCAGTGGGGAGACGATTCTTCGGAAGTCGCCTATGTCTACACCCTGGTATATGGTTTCAGTATTTCAGAAAAAATAGGCATCTACGCCGAAGTCTATGGAGATTTTCCTGAAGATAGTAAGGCAAATCATTATTGGGATACCGGGTTGACGTATGCCCTTCAAAAAAACATACAACTGGATGCAACATTCGGTCGAAGCTTCACCGAAGGACAAGATATACTAGTGAGCGCAGGACTAAGCCTGCGATTACCTAATTAA
- a CDS encoding PAS domain-containing sensor histidine kinase produces the protein MNFTKSLRFRIFLSMLLLVIGASILIAAVTVYQYREEAEDYHRERLLRKESAIRENINYALKTTTYPVDTENIPLIFKDKIYEIKNIHNLELYLYDLDGVLLKSSKATFFKDTTHTKLSKEIMLALESAPNHHYVEEFKEDEQNYQSSYSYITDSYFKPLAILNLPYIEDDGFLNKELKENLTRLGYAYILMLLIAIALAYFLSKYITRSLNAISLKITETRLDKRNKRILVEDNTREISTLVNAYNSMIDELEISAAQLAANEREAAWREMAKQVAHEIKNPLTPMRLTVQSFQRKFDVNDPDVNKKLDEYTKTLIQQIDTMSSIASAFSTYAQMPAQQDETLNVLKITKLALDIFNEEYIYFFSEEEKIIARFDRTQLIRVITNLIKNSIYSIEQKNPEEPRIEVNVFSEGNNAVITVKDNGLGIAEENMEKVFEPKFTTKTSGMGLGLAMVKKIVETYNGEITLTSIPGEQTTFKVAFPKQL, from the coding sequence ATGAATTTCACTAAGTCACTGCGTTTTCGAATATTTTTATCGATGCTCTTATTGGTAATAGGAGCCTCTATTTTAATTGCCGCGGTGACCGTGTATCAGTACCGTGAAGAAGCTGAAGACTATCATCGAGAGCGTTTGCTGCGGAAAGAATCTGCCATTCGGGAAAATATAAATTATGCTTTAAAAACGACCACTTATCCTGTAGATACTGAAAATATCCCGCTAATTTTTAAGGATAAGATTTATGAAATAAAAAACATCCACAACCTCGAATTGTACCTATATGATTTGGACGGGGTTTTACTAAAATCTTCCAAAGCAACCTTTTTTAAAGACACCACTCATACTAAATTGTCGAAGGAGATAATGTTGGCTCTTGAAAGCGCTCCCAACCATCATTACGTCGAAGAATTTAAAGAAGACGAACAAAATTATCAATCGTCCTATTCTTATATTACCGATAGCTATTTTAAACCCCTGGCAATTTTAAACCTACCCTATATTGAAGATGATGGGTTCTTAAACAAGGAATTAAAGGAAAACCTTACCCGTTTGGGGTATGCCTATATTCTCATGTTGCTTATTGCAATTGCACTCGCCTATTTTCTGTCGAAATATATTACCCGTTCCTTAAATGCCATTAGTTTAAAAATTACTGAAACCCGATTAGACAAGCGGAACAAGCGAATTCTTGTAGAAGACAATACTCGGGAAATATCTACGCTGGTAAACGCCTACAACAGCATGATTGATGAACTGGAAATAAGTGCGGCACAACTGGCAGCTAACGAGCGGGAAGCCGCCTGGAGAGAGATGGCGAAGCAGGTAGCTCACGAGATAAAGAATCCGTTGACACCCATGCGATTGACGGTGCAAAGTTTTCAGCGAAAATTCGATGTGAACGACCCGGATGTAAATAAGAAGCTGGATGAATACACAAAAACGCTTATCCAACAAATAGACACCATGAGTTCGATTGCTTCGGCATTTTCTACCTATGCCCAAATGCCGGCACAACAAGATGAGACTTTAAATGTTCTAAAGATCACGAAGCTGGCACTCGATATTTTTAATGAAGAGTATATTTATTTCTTTTCTGAAGAAGAGAAAATCATAGCCAGATTTGACCGTACCCAACTCATTCGGGTAATTACCAATTTAATAAAAAACAGTATTTATTCCATAGAACAGAAAAATCCTGAAGAACCTCGCATTGAAGTGAACGTTTTTTCGGAAGGGAATAATGCAGTAATTACCGTTAAAGACAATGGTCTAGGCATAGCTGAAGAGAATATGGAAAAGGTTTTTGAACCCAAATTCACTACCAAAACAAGCGGGATGGGACTTGGACTGGCTATGGTCAAAAAAATAGTTGAAACCTACAACGGAGAAATTACCCTTACCTCGATTCCCGGAGAACAAACCACATTTAAAGTCGCTTTTCCAAAACAATTATAG
- a CDS encoding metal ABC transporter permease: MTSPQIEIQLIAVVVAIACAIPGVFLVLRKMALISDAISHSILPGIVIGFFITQDLNSPLLILLAALTGVITVVLVEAIQKTGLVKEDTAIGLVFPALFSIGVILIAKNANDVHLDVDAVLLGELAFAPFDRLLISGMDLGPKSLWLMGTILLITIALLILFFKELKVSTFDAGLSSALGISPIIMHYGLMSVSSVTVVGAFDAVGAILVVALMIAPAATAYLLTSDLKKMIALSIVFGIVSALGGYWLAHGLDASISGSITTVLGVLFLFVYLFAPRKGLLSVLYRQKQQRTEVSLITFLLHLNNHSEENERHINHLNEHINWQKVRAKTVLDLAQKNNMISIQKGVVSLTEKGKDFTQRALEYIMTNKDDRIEHMKDDFFLFRG; encoded by the coding sequence ATGACTAGTCCGCAAATAGAAATACAATTAATCGCTGTAGTGGTGGCGATTGCCTGCGCCATTCCCGGGGTGTTTTTGGTGTTGCGGAAAATGGCCTTAATAAGCGATGCGATAAGTCATTCCATATTACCCGGAATTGTAATCGGGTTTTTTATCACTCAGGATTTAAATTCTCCTCTGCTTATTTTATTGGCAGCGTTAACGGGTGTCATTACGGTAGTCTTGGTGGAAGCCATTCAGAAAACAGGTCTGGTAAAAGAAGACACTGCCATTGGGCTGGTATTCCCGGCCTTATTTAGTATTGGAGTGATACTTATTGCCAAGAATGCAAACGATGTGCATTTGGATGTCGATGCCGTTCTTTTAGGCGAATTGGCCTTTGCTCCTTTTGACAGGCTTCTGATATCGGGCATGGATTTGGGACCGAAATCGTTGTGGCTCATGGGAACCATTTTATTGATAACCATCGCATTATTGATACTCTTTTTCAAAGAACTGAAAGTGAGTACTTTCGACGCCGGACTTTCTTCGGCTTTAGGGATTTCTCCAATAATTATGCATTACGGACTCATGTCGGTTTCTTCGGTAACGGTGGTGGGGGCTTTCGATGCAGTAGGTGCCATTTTAGTGGTTGCATTAATGATTGCTCCGGCGGCGACCGCCTATTTGCTCACGAGCGATTTAAAGAAAATGATAGCTTTGTCCATTGTCTTTGGAATTGTTTCGGCACTTGGTGGCTACTGGCTTGCACACGGCTTGGATGCTTCAATTTCGGGATCCATAACCACAGTGCTAGGAGTTTTGTTCCTGTTTGTGTATTTATTCGCACCTCGAAAAGGATTGCTTTCGGTTTTGTACAGACAGAAGCAACAACGTACAGAGGTTTCTTTAATTACCTTTTTATTGCATTTGAACAACCATTCCGAAGAAAATGAACGCCATATCAATCACCTAAACGAGCATATAAATTGGCAGAAGGTACGGGCTAAAACGGTACTTGATTTGGCCCAGAAGAACAATATGATATCGATCCAAAAAGGGGTGGTCTCGTTAACCGAAAAAGGGAAAGATTTTACTCAGCGTGCTCTGGAATACATTATGACTAACAAAGATGACAGGATTGAGCATATGAAGGATGATTTCTTTTTATTTAGAGGTTAG
- a CDS encoding enoyl-CoA hydratase/isomerase family protein gives MSYKNLLSETQNGITTITINRPAKLNALNRETIKELHEAFKKADADKKIKVIIVTGSGEKAFVAGADISEFSDFSVAQGEQLAAEGQAKLFDFVAHLSTPVIAAVNGFALGGGLELAMAAHFRTASENAKMGLPEVSLGVIPGYGGTQRLPHLVGKGRAMELIMTAGMIDAHQALQYGLVNHVTSREELMDLTIAIAEKIKRNSSVAIASAIAAINAGYEDGENGFDEEITQFGKCFGTADFHEGTQAFLEKRKANFPGK, from the coding sequence ATGAGCTATAAGAATCTTTTATCCGAAACCCAAAACGGAATTACAACCATTACCATCAACCGCCCCGCAAAATTAAACGCCTTAAACAGGGAAACTATAAAAGAGCTGCACGAAGCTTTTAAGAAGGCGGATGCAGATAAGAAGATAAAGGTGATAATTGTAACCGGAAGCGGAGAGAAAGCATTTGTTGCAGGAGCAGATATTAGCGAATTTTCCGATTTTTCTGTAGCACAGGGAGAACAGTTAGCCGCCGAAGGACAGGCTAAATTATTCGATTTTGTAGCACATTTATCTACCCCTGTCATTGCTGCTGTAAACGGTTTTGCGTTAGGTGGCGGACTCGAATTGGCCATGGCAGCACATTTTCGCACGGCAAGTGAAAATGCCAAGATGGGCTTGCCCGAAGTATCTCTTGGGGTAATTCCGGGTTATGGAGGGACACAACGCTTACCTCACTTAGTAGGAAAGGGCAGAGCCATGGAACTTATCATGACTGCCGGAATGATTGATGCACATCAGGCATTGCAATACGGCCTCGTTAACCATGTCACTTCCCGGGAAGAATTAATGGACTTAACCATTGCGATTGCCGAAAAAATTAAAAGAAATTCATCGGTGGCTATTGCATCGGCAATTGCTGCTATCAATGCCGGATACGAAGACGGGGAGAATGGTTTTGATGAAGAAATCACTCAGTTTGGAAAGTGTTTCGGCACAGCCGATTTCCATGAGGGCACACAGGCATTTTTGGAAAAACGTAAGGCGAATTTTCCCGGAAAATAG
- a CDS encoding PA0069 family radical SAM protein: MSEQFLKGRGAQKNVANRFFELRHEIRDDFLNFCDAEGEEAESNKTNYIDVFPKTFVNKVDSPDVGMGFSANPYQGCEHGCVYCYARNSHEYWGYGAGLDFERNILIKTNAPQLLEEKLKSKSWQPHPIVFSGNTDCYQPIERKLEITRKCLEVMLRWKHPTGIITKNSLLLRDLDILKELAKLNCIVVNISVTSLSEETRRLLEPRTASIKQRLKTVEVLSENNIPVRVMMAPIIPSLNSHEILPLVKKVAELGALDVGHTIVRLNGQIAELFTDWAHKTIPDRAERILHQIAECHGGKLNDSRFGMRMRGEGTIATQINDTIKLARKKYLKDRKIPPLDGSHYLQLKNPQTSLF, translated from the coding sequence ATGTCCGAACAATTTTTAAAAGGGCGTGGTGCTCAGAAAAATGTGGCCAATCGCTTCTTCGAACTGCGCCATGAAATTCGGGACGATTTCCTTAATTTTTGCGATGCCGAAGGGGAAGAAGCAGAAAGTAACAAGACAAATTACATCGACGTCTTTCCAAAAACATTTGTAAACAAGGTAGACAGCCCCGATGTTGGGATGGGATTTTCTGCAAATCCGTATCAGGGTTGTGAGCACGGTTGTGTGTATTGCTACGCACGTAACAGCCATGAATACTGGGGATACGGCGCAGGTTTGGATTTTGAGCGTAATATCCTGATAAAAACGAATGCCCCGCAGTTGTTGGAAGAAAAGCTGAAGAGCAAATCCTGGCAACCACATCCTATTGTTTTTTCGGGGAACACAGACTGCTACCAACCTATCGAAAGAAAGCTGGAGATCACGCGAAAATGTTTGGAAGTAATGCTGAGGTGGAAGCATCCTACCGGGATAATTACCAAAAACTCATTGCTGCTTCGTGATCTGGATATTTTAAAGGAATTGGCAAAATTGAATTGTATCGTGGTAAATATTTCCGTTACCTCACTTTCCGAAGAAACCAGACGCCTGCTGGAACCTCGAACGGCAAGTATCAAACAACGTCTAAAAACCGTGGAAGTGCTTTCAGAAAATAATATTCCTGTTCGGGTTATGATGGCGCCCATTATACCGTCCTTAAACAGCCATGAAATCCTGCCATTGGTTAAGAAAGTAGCCGAATTGGGAGCGCTGGATGTAGGGCACACCATTGTTAGACTGAATGGGCAAATTGCCGAGCTCTTTACCGATTGGGCACATAAAACCATTCCCGATCGTGCAGAACGGATTCTCCATCAAATTGCCGAATGCCACGGCGGAAAACTAAACGATAGCCGCTTCGGAATGAGGATGAGAGGTGAAGGAACCATTGCTACACAAATAAATGATACCATAAAATTGGCGCGAAAGAAATACTTGAAAGACCGAAAAATTCCTCCATTAGACGGTTCCCATTATTTGCAGCTTAAGAATCCGCAAACAAGCTTGTTTTAA
- a CDS encoding metal ABC transporter solute-binding protein, Zn/Mn family — MKKILLLIAIISMFTGCKSPAEDNGKLKIVTTTTMITDLVKNIGGDFIEVNGLMGAGVDPHLYKASEGDVSKLFTADIIFYNGLHLEGKLVDVFEKMESTNKKQIALAEVLDKNTLIGSEYFASNYDPHVWFDIQYFIQFAEKVTDELAKANPENAEAFQQNKLVYIEKLKTLEAEVKAIIATLPKEKRILVTAHDAFNYFGKAYDFEVVGLQGISTATEAGVQDVQRLSDFIIEKQVKAIFVESSVPRRTIEALQESVLSKGAEVSIGGSLYSDALGNTGTEEGTYIGMFRYNVTTIVNSLK, encoded by the coding sequence ATGAAAAAGATACTACTACTTATTGCCATAATTTCAATGTTCACAGGGTGCAAAAGCCCTGCTGAAGATAATGGAAAATTAAAAATTGTTACCACTACTACCATGATAACCGATTTGGTTAAAAACATTGGTGGAGATTTTATCGAAGTCAACGGACTCATGGGCGCCGGGGTGGATCCTCATTTGTATAAGGCAAGTGAAGGCGATGTGTCGAAACTTTTCACCGCCGATATTATTTTTTACAACGGGCTGCATCTGGAAGGGAAGTTGGTAGATGTATTTGAAAAAATGGAAAGCACCAATAAAAAGCAAATTGCACTTGCTGAAGTATTAGACAAGAATACGTTAATTGGCTCCGAATATTTTGCGTCCAATTACGATCCGCATGTATGGTTCGATATTCAGTATTTTATACAGTTTGCCGAAAAAGTAACTGATGAACTGGCAAAAGCCAATCCTGAAAACGCAGAAGCTTTTCAGCAAAACAAGCTGGTGTATATTGAAAAGTTAAAAACACTTGAAGCCGAAGTAAAAGCAATCATTGCAACACTTCCGAAGGAAAAAAGAATACTTGTAACGGCACATGACGCCTTTAATTATTTTGGAAAGGCATACGATTTTGAGGTTGTGGGACTGCAGGGAATTTCTACTGCCACCGAAGCAGGAGTGCAGGATGTACAGCGCCTATCAGATTTTATAATTGAAAAGCAAGTAAAAGCCATCTTTGTGGAAAGTTCGGTGCCACGAAGAACCATCGAAGCACTTCAGGAATCCGTACTTTCAAAAGGCGCCGAAGTCTCAATTGGCGGATCTCTTTACAGTGATGCCTTAGGAAACACGGGAACTGAAGAAGGAACCTATATAGGGATGTTTCGATACAATGTAACCACAATAGTTAATTCCTTAAAATAA
- a CDS encoding TerB family tellurite resistance protein: MIRWFAAILGYTFFRFPGAILGFLIGSLLDNLIGKKGSSFQQVFQPQQGDRVTPADFELNLLSLASLVIKADGTVNKSELDYVRQYFVQAYGAERANATFRVFNEVIKKRQVSAVHICQLLRSRTRYESRLQILHFLFSIANADGHVSNPEVAEIHKISGYLGVQFRDFESIKAMFFKNPDSAYKILEIERTATDLEVKAAYRNMAKKYHPDKLQHMDAAYQKGAEEKFRKVREAYEQLQKERGF; the protein is encoded by the coding sequence ATGATTCGTTGGTTTGCCGCTATTTTAGGCTATACATTTTTTAGATTCCCCGGTGCTATCTTAGGATTTTTAATTGGAAGTTTACTCGACAACCTTATCGGTAAAAAAGGGTCTTCATTTCAACAGGTTTTTCAACCGCAACAAGGGGATAGAGTCACTCCTGCCGATTTTGAATTAAATCTGCTCTCCCTCGCCTCCCTGGTTATTAAAGCCGACGGAACCGTAAATAAGAGTGAACTGGATTACGTACGTCAATATTTCGTTCAGGCCTACGGAGCTGAACGTGCCAACGCAACCTTTCGCGTTTTCAATGAGGTAATAAAGAAACGCCAGGTTTCGGCAGTGCATATTTGTCAGTTGCTACGTTCAAGAACTAGGTATGAATCCCGACTCCAGATTCTTCACTTTTTATTCAGTATTGCGAATGCCGACGGACATGTATCCAATCCTGAAGTAGCCGAAATACATAAAATTTCAGGATATCTGGGAGTCCAGTTTCGGGACTTTGAAAGTATCAAGGCCATGTTCTTCAAAAATCCGGATAGCGCCTATAAGATTCTTGAAATTGAGCGCACCGCCACCGATTTGGAAGTGAAGGCGGCCTATAGAAACATGGCGAAAAAATACCATCCGGACAAACTGCAACACATGGATGCCGCCTATCAAAAAGGGGCTGAAGAAAAATTCAGAAAAGTTAGGGAAGCCTACGAACAACTTCAGAAAGAGAGAGGTTTTTGA
- a CDS encoding BrxA/BrxB family bacilliredoxin, translating into MYPAELVQPMREDLTKVGFTELYTADEVNNAIAKEGTTLVVVNSVCGCAAANARPGATMSLQNTKKPDNIVTVFAGVDREAVDAARAHMIPFPPSSPSMALFKNGELVHMLERHHIEGRPATMIAENLMGAYNEHC; encoded by the coding sequence ATGTATCCAGCAGAATTAGTACAACCTATGCGCGAAGACCTAACCAAGGTAGGTTTTACCGAATTATATACCGCAGACGAAGTGAACAATGCCATTGCCAAAGAAGGAACTACCCTTGTGGTAGTGAATTCGGTTTGTGGCTGTGCAGCGGCAAACGCACGTCCCGGAGCCACCATGTCCTTACAAAACACAAAAAAACCCGATAATATAGTTACTGTATTTGCCGGTGTAGACCGCGAAGCAGTAGATGCTGCAAGGGCGCATATGATTCCTTTTCCCCCAAGCTCGCCTTCTATGGCCCTATTTAAAAACGGAGAATTGGTTCATATGCTGGAGCGTCATCATATTGAAGGACGACCCGCTACAATGATTGCCGAAAATTTAATGGGCGCTTATAACGAACATTGCTAA
- a CDS encoding 1-acyl-sn-glycerol-3-phosphate acyltransferase yields MKQLYKIVSYPFSALFFILFGLNLLFFHPIQWICLNIFGYQAHKKSVDYFNWVIIRLLHIVGTTYSVKILESIPRNIPIIIASNHQSMWDISPLIWFLRKCHPKFISKIELGKGIPSVSFNLKYGGSVLIDRKNPQQATEQIAKIAKYISRHNRSVVIFPEGTRSRNGVPKTFHRKGLTILFKNAPEAYVLPVTVNNSWKLQQNGLFPIPLGVRLHFLVHPAIKVSEYTSEALIDKVEKQIKDAVIN; encoded by the coding sequence ATGAAACAACTTTACAAAATTGTAAGTTATCCGTTTTCGGCGCTGTTTTTTATCCTTTTTGGGTTAAATCTGCTGTTTTTTCACCCAATTCAGTGGATTTGTCTCAATATTTTCGGATATCAGGCACATAAAAAAAGTGTCGATTATTTTAATTGGGTAATCATTCGATTGTTACATATAGTGGGTACAACGTATTCGGTAAAAATTTTAGAAAGTATACCCAGAAACATTCCAATTATTATTGCCTCTAACCATCAAAGTATGTGGGATATTTCTCCCCTTATCTGGTTTCTTCGGAAATGTCATCCTAAATTTATTTCGAAAATTGAATTGGGAAAAGGAATTCCTTCGGTTTCATTCAATCTGAAATACGGCGGAAGCGTCCTAATTGATCGGAAAAATCCGCAGCAAGCTACCGAACAAATCGCGAAAATTGCCAAGTACATCTCTCGACACAACCGCAGTGTTGTTATTTTTCCTGAAGGTACCCGAAGTAGGAACGGAGTTCCAAAAACGTTTCACCGTAAGGGTCTCACTATATTATTTAAAAATGCACCCGAAGCCTATGTCCTTCCGGTTACGGTCAATAATTCATGGAAATTACAGCAAAATGGATTGTTTCCCATTCCTCTTGGAGTTCGATTGCATTTTTTGGTGCATCCTGCTATAAAAGTTTCCGAATACACTTCAGAAGCACTTATCGACAAGGTCGAAAAACAGATAAAAGACGCTGTTATTAATTAA
- a CDS encoding metal-dependent transcriptional regulator — translation MFSLAEENYLKAIYHLEQQMQGEVSTNAIAERMDTKPSSVTDMVQKLAEKEVLSYKKYKGTLLTPNGRKIAASVIRKHRLWEVFLVEKLNFHWDEVHEIAEQLEHIQSDELVTRLDKFLGNPDFDPHGDPIPDKHGNVKRTEKKLLSECNKNQRGVCVGVKETSPEFLQYLDKRKISIGTKVKVLGKEFFDGSMIIQVGSDQFFISQKIAENLYVQTN, via the coding sequence ATGTTTTCATTAGCAGAAGAGAATTATTTAAAAGCCATCTATCATTTGGAGCAACAAATGCAAGGGGAGGTGAGTACCAATGCTATCGCCGAGCGCATGGACACCAAACCCTCATCTGTAACGGATATGGTACAGAAACTGGCCGAAAAAGAAGTGCTTTCCTATAAAAAGTACAAAGGAACTTTATTAACTCCCAACGGAAGAAAGATCGCAGCGAGTGTGATTAGAAAACACCGCCTTTGGGAAGTGTTTTTGGTTGAAAAACTCAATTTCCATTGGGATGAGGTGCATGAAATTGCCGAACAATTAGAACATATCCAGTCCGATGAACTTGTGACCCGATTGGATAAATTTTTAGGAAACCCCGATTTCGATCCGCATGGCGACCCTATCCCCGATAAACACGGAAATGTAAAACGCACCGAAAAGAAACTGCTTTCAGAGTGCAATAAAAATCAGCGGGGAGTATGTGTAGGCGTTAAAGAGACCAGCCCCGAATTTTTGCAATATCTGGACAAAAGAAAAATTAGCATCGGCACAAAAGTAAAGGTGCTTGGAAAGGAGTTTTTTGACGGTTCCATGATTATCCAGGTAGGGAGTGACCAATTCTTTATTTCCCAAAAAATAGCCGAAAACCTCTATGTACAAACCAATTAG
- a CDS encoding metal ABC transporter permease: MTLSEYFELLWSDYTLRTITMGTAVLGAICGMLGSFAVLRKQSLLGDAISHAALPGIALAFLITGAKDTNILLLGALISGLIGTFWIRGMTSKTHLKSDTALGLVLSLFFGFGMLLLTFIQKQPNANQAGLDKYLFGQAATLVEDDVRLMLIVTGISLVILLLFWKEFKILLFDADYTKTLGFNTKFIDVLITFFIVLAIVLGLQTVGVVLMSAMLLAPAAAARQWTNSLGVMIVLAAIFGAFSGVFGTAISASQNNLSTGPVIVLVAAVFVLVSFVFSPGRGLLFREIRFRNNRRDLKLKKTLQVMYGIARDHENISHPHAIRILNNFQGFTRKSLKQMEDKEWITLEGQQWAMTENGFEAAKNLYSQQLKDD; this comes from the coding sequence ATGACCCTTTCTGAATATTTCGAATTGCTCTGGAGTGATTACACCCTCCGAACCATAACAATGGGGACGGCGGTATTGGGAGCTATTTGCGGAATGTTGGGAAGTTTTGCGGTCTTGAGAAAACAAAGTTTGTTAGGAGATGCTATTTCTCATGCAGCCTTACCGGGGATTGCGCTTGCCTTTTTAATTACAGGAGCCAAAGACACCAATATCCTTTTGTTAGGCGCTTTGATTAGCGGATTAATCGGGACATTTTGGATTCGAGGAATGACATCGAAAACACATCTTAAAAGCGATACTGCTTTGGGATTGGTGCTGTCGCTTTTTTTTGGTTTCGGAATGCTTTTGTTAACTTTTATTCAGAAACAACCCAATGCCAATCAAGCCGGATTGGATAAATATTTATTCGGACAGGCAGCAACACTGGTAGAGGACGATGTGCGCTTAATGCTAATCGTTACGGGAATAAGCCTGGTAATTTTATTGCTTTTCTGGAAAGAATTTAAAATTCTGCTTTTCGACGCAGATTACACCAAAACGCTGGGTTTCAATACAAAATTTATTGATGTGCTTATTACATTTTTTATTGTTCTGGCCATTGTGTTGGGACTGCAAACCGTAGGAGTTGTCCTTATGAGCGCTATGTTGCTGGCACCGGCAGCCGCGGCACGTCAATGGACCAACAGCTTAGGGGTTATGATTGTTTTGGCAGCAATTTTTGGAGCATTTTCGGGCGTTTTTGGTACAGCCATTAGTGCGAGTCAGAATAATTTATCTACAGGTCCGGTAATTGTTTTGGTAGCAGCGGTTTTTGTTTTGGTTTCATTTGTGTTTTCTCCCGGAAGAGGTTTGTTGTTTCGTGAAATACGTTTCAGAAATAACCGGAGAGACTTAAAACTAAAGAAAACCCTGCAAGTTATGTACGGGATAGCAAGAGATCACGAAAATATTTCGCATCCGCATGCCATTCGTATTCTAAATAACTTCCAGGGATTTACGAGAAAATCACTCAAACAAATGGAAGATAAGGAATGGATTACGCTTGAGGGACAGCAGTGGGCCATGACCGAAAACGGCTTTGAAGCTGCAAAAAATTTATATAGCCAACAACTTAAAGATGACTAG
- a CDS encoding metal ABC transporter ATP-binding protein → METKYAVQVDDLTVAYNYKPVLWDIDLAVPEGVLMAIVGPNGAGKSTLIKAILGIIKPIAGSISIYDKPYEKQRKLVAYVPQKGSVDWDFPTTAIDVVMMGTYGSLGWIKRPGQKEKKAALEALEKVGMLSFKNRQISQLSGGQQQRVFLARALVQNAAIYFMDEPFQGVDATTEIAIINILKELRKDGKTLIVVHHDLQTVPEYFDWVTFLNVKKIATGPVKEIFNDDNLTKTYGINYKVAINK, encoded by the coding sequence ATGGAAACCAAATACGCTGTTCAAGTAGATGATCTTACGGTAGCCTATAACTACAAACCGGTTTTGTGGGATATAGATTTAGCTGTCCCTGAAGGCGTACTTATGGCAATTGTGGGTCCCAATGGAGCCGGAAAATCCACTTTGATAAAGGCTATTCTAGGAATTATAAAACCCATTGCGGGAAGTATTTCTATTTACGATAAACCTTACGAAAAACAGCGAAAGTTAGTCGCTTATGTTCCCCAAAAGGGAAGTGTAGACTGGGATTTTCCAACCACGGCCATCGATGTAGTAATGATGGGTACCTACGGAAGCTTAGGATGGATAAAACGCCCCGGACAGAAGGAGAAAAAAGCCGCTCTGGAAGCTTTGGAAAAAGTGGGAATGCTGTCCTTTAAAAACCGACAAATTAGTCAGTTGAGCGGCGGTCAGCAACAACGGGTCTTTCTGGCTCGAGCCTTGGTGCAGAATGCGGCCATCTATTTTATGGATGAACCCTTTCAAGGTGTTGATGCCACCACCGAGATAGCGATAATCAATATTTTAAAAGAACTACGAAAGGACGGGAAAACCTTAATTGTGGTACATCACGACTTACAAACCGTGCCCGAATATTTCGATTGGGTCACATTTTTAAATGTGAAAAAGATCGCAACCGGGCCCGTAAAAGAAATTTTTAATGACGATAACCTTACAAAAACGTATGGCATCAATTATAAAGTAGCTATCAATAAATAG